The Daucus carota subsp. sativus chromosome 9, DH1 v3.0, whole genome shotgun sequence genome window below encodes:
- the LOC108201823 gene encoding probable pectinesterase 67, with protein sequence MLTATQLLLEVLISLGLHVLTEFPALILQHVKKQKYKTNFSTSHSLIGLAIPFPHTILLTISSHPHNKMPSSSHQSGPIPCLTLYVLVALTFISSLDVVHCGSSKQKPNVVDAHLLTEKIHSNRTIKVCQDGKGEFTSIQAAIDSIPEGNKDWVTVHVRKGVYREKVTIPPKKPFIYIRGNGKGRTAIAWSQSSTNNTESATLKIQAPNVVVFGLSIKNEAPTGIPFSSQNQSVAVLAGADMIAFYHCAFFSTHNTLFDYKGRHYYDTCYIQGSIDFIFGRARSLYHMCEIFVIEDKKVEIHGSITAQSRESLKENSGFVFQYGRVYGMGHVYLGRAKGAFSRVVFANSYLSNTIVPEGWSLWRYDDGGTQDLFQAEYKCHGPGATTEKRANWSKQLTEKEVGAFLTIDYIDGKEWLPAWI encoded by the exons ATGTTAACAGCCACACAATTATTGTTGGAAGTCCTAATTTCTCTAGGTCTGCATGTCCTAACTGAATTTCCCGCCCTAATTTTGCAAcatgtaaaaaaacaaaaatataaaactaactTTTCAACCTCACATTCTTTGATTGGCCTTGCCATTCCATTTCCTCATACAATACTATTAACAATTTCATCTCACCCCCATAACAAAATGCCTTCATCTTCTCATCAATCTGGACCGATACCTTGTCTCACACTATACGTGCTTGTTGCATTAACATTTATCTCGTCATTAGATGTTGTCCATTGTGGCTCGTCAAAGCAGAAACCAAATGTTGTTGATGCTCATCTCTTGACAGAAAAAATTCACTCCAACCGAACAATTAAGGTTTGCCAGGACGGGAAAGGGGAATTCACTTCGATTCAAGCTGCAATTGATTCCATTCCTGAAGGAAATAAAGATTGGGTGACGGTTCATGTCAGGAAAGGCGTTTACAG GGAAAAGGTGACAATACCACCTAAGAAACCATTCATATATATAAGAGGGAATGGAAAAGGAAGAACGGCCATTGCTTGGTCGCAGAGCTCTACTAATAACACTGAATCCGCCACTCTCAAAATTCAAGCTCCAAATGTCGTCGTGTTTGGTCTCAGTATTAAG AATGAAGCCCCTACCGGGATCCCATTTTCATCCCAAAATCAATCAGTGGCAGTGCTCGCGGGAGCAGACATGATTGCTTTCTACCACTGTGCATTTTTCAGCACCCATAACACACTTTTCGACTACAAAGGCAGGCATTACTATGATACTTGTTACATTCAAGGCTCAATTGACTTCATTTTTGGGCGTGCTCGGTCCCTTTACCAT ATGTGTGAGATATTTGTGATTGAAGACAAAAAGGTAGAGATCCATGGGTCAATAACAGCGCAAAGCAGGGAATCACTGAAGGAAAACAGTGGCTTTGTGTTTCAGTATGGAAGGGTTTATGGAATGGGGCATGTGTACTTGGGGAGAGCTAAAGGAGCATTCTCTAGAGTTGTGTTTGCAAATTCTTATTTGTCAAATACCATTGTTCCCGAGGGCTGGAGCCTCTGGAGATACGACGATGGTGGAACTCA GGACTTGTTCCAAGCGGAGTACAAGTGTCATGGACCAGGAGCAACAACAGAAAAGAGAGCTAACTGGTCTAAACAGCTTACTGAAAAAGAAGTTGGCGCCTTCTTGACAATCGATTACATTGATGGAAAGGAGTGGTTGCCTGCTTGGATTTGA